The Salvelinus namaycush isolate Seneca chromosome 1, SaNama_1.0, whole genome shotgun sequence genome has a window encoding:
- the LOC120036338 gene encoding microprocessor complex subunit DGCR8-like, with amino-acid sequence MEIDDILPPLPLEPPDDLNSEGLNGKAQPPPPPLQTSSDAEEMDVSSGGDGQTHTPAGDQDLGLLAKGSITFSNNLSDEAEPSALCPRTARHAPPVTKFLPELKLLQDIKISVSVVDSSRCKDRKVLYTGIGQEGGGVGETSSEGLNGELHDADTELGAVEGSSGLGNGMVCGSAGRRGEEADLENKVEFAVLDELEDFSQDFLDTENVEQGGFRSEEMVQPENADEENLNYSYEEDFDNDVDALLEEGMPVPKKMRLAEGAAEYAGDSDHASDGEGGVQPMMTKIKTVLKSRGRPPTEPLPDGWIMTFHNSGIPVYLHRETRVVTWSRPYFLGTGSIRKHDPPTSSIPCLHYRKMKDHEERQQNGEVTPNAVVSPVKPGEEADSLERPDEPDSTAQEDPTTVALGLSLGDGEVELETGLVTEGTIERCPVPHGKMPHSYEMAHGALGQVRATVEVCKDESIEIEEFRSYLEKCFDFEQVTVKKFRTWAERRQFNRDMKRKQAESERPILPANQKLITLSVSDTPTKKEFVINPNGKSEVCILHEYMQRVLKVRPVYNFFECENPSEPFGASVIIDGVTYGTGTASSKKLAKNKAARATLEILIPDFVKQTSEEKLVEGDELEYFNHISIEDSRVYELTNKAGLLSPYQILHECLKRNHGMGDTSIKFEVIPGKNQKSEYVMTCGKHTVRGWCKNKRVGKQLASQKILQMLHPHVKNWGSLLRMYGRESSKMVKKENSDKSVIELQQYAKKNRPNLHILNKLQEEMKKLAKERAETRKKPKMTIMESAQPGSQPLCTVDV; translated from the exons ATGGAGATAGATGACATATTACCCCCCTTGCCGTTGGAGCCACCTGATGATTTAAACTCGGAGGGCCTTAATGGTAAAGCGCAGCCTCCACCACCTCCCCTGCAAACGTCCAGTGACGCAGAGGAAATGGACGTTAGCTCTGGTGgtgatggacagacacacaccccaGCAGGGGACCAGGACCTGGGGCTCCTCGCCAAGGGCTCCATAACCTTCAGTAATAACCTGTCAGATGAGGCCGAACCCAGCGCACTGTGCCCTAGAACAGCCCGCCATGCGCCCCCTGTCACCAAGTTCCTACCAGAGCTTAAGTTACTACAAGACATTAAGATCAGTGTCAGTGTTGTAGATAGCAGCAGGTGCAAAGATAGGAAGGTGCTGTACACAGGGATCGGTCAGGagggtggtggtgtaggggagaCCAGCTCAGAGGGCCTTAATGGTGAGTTGCATGATGCCGATACAGAGCTAGGGGCTGTTGAGGGTAGCTCAGGACTGGGGAACGGGATGGTCTGTGGCAgtgcagggaggagaggggaagaggcaGACCTGGAGAACAAAGTGGAATTTGCGGTCTTGGACGAGCTGGAGGACTTCAGTCAGGACTTCCTGGATACGGAGAATGTGGAGCAGgggggtttcaggtctgaggaaATGGTTCAACCAGAGAATGCTGACGAGGAGAACCTGAATTACTCATATGAG GAGGACTTCGACAATGATGTAGATGCTCTGCTGGAGGAGGGCATGCCCGTGCCCAAAAAGATGCGCCTGGCAGAGGGGGCTGCTGAGTATGCAGGGGACAGTGACCACGCGTCGGACGGGGAGGGAGGCGTTCAGCCCATGATGACCAAAATTAAAACAGTTCTGAAGA GTCGTGGGCGTCCACCCACTGAGCCACTACCTGACGGATGGATCATGACATTCCATAACTCTGGCATTCCAGTCTACCTGCACAGAGAGACCAGAGTAGTGACCTGGTCCAGACCTTACTTCCTGGGGACCGGGAGCATCAGG AAACACGACCCTCCCACCAGTAGCATCCCCTGCTTGCACTATAGGAAGATGAAGGATCACGAGGAAAGGCAACAGAACGGAGAGGTGACGCCCAACGCTGTGGTGTCTCCTGTGAAGCCTGGGGAAGAGGCAGACTCCCTGGAGAGACCAGACGAGCCTGACTCCACAGCCCAGGAGGACCCTACCACTGTGGCCCTTGGTCTGAGCCTgggggatggagaggtggagttGGAGACAGGCCTGGTCACAGAAGGAACCATAGAAAGGTGTCCTGTCCCACACGGCAAGATGCCCCACTCTTATGAGATGGCCCATGGGGCTCTGGGACAGGTCAGGGCCACGGTGGAGGTGTGTAAAGATGAATCCATAG AAATTGAGGAGTTCCGCAGCTACCTGGAGAAGTGCTTTGACTTTGAACAAGTGACCGTGAAGAAGTTCCGTACCTGGGCAGAGCGCAGGCAGTTCAACAGGGACATGAAGAGGAAGCAGGCTGAGTCTGAGAGACCCATTCTGCCTGCCAACCAGAAGCTCATCACTCTGTCTGTATCAGATACCCCCACCAAGAAAG AGTTTGTCATTAATCCAAATGGGAAGTCTGAAGTTTGCATCCTACATGAATATATGCAACGTGTCCTAAAGGTCCGACCTGTTTACAACTTTTTTGAATGTG AGAACCCAAGTGAACCCTTTGGCGCCTCCGTCATTATAGACGGAGTGACATATGGCACGGGAACTGCAAGCAGTAAAAAACTTGCCAAGAATAAAGCTG CTCGAGCCACACTGGAGATCCTCATCCCTGACTTTGTAAAGCAGACATCTGAGGAGAAGCTTGTAGAAGGGGATGAACTGGAG TATTTTAATCATATCAGTATTGAAGATTCTAGGGTGTACGAACTGACCAATAAAGCAGGCTTACTCTCGCCATATCAGATTCTACACGAGTGCCTTAAGAG AAACCATGGAATGGGTGACACCAGCATCAAGTTTGAGGTGATCCCAGGGAAGAACCAGAAGAGTGAATATGTGATGACGTGTGGCAAGCACACTGTGCGTGGATGGT GCAAGAATAAGCGTGTGGGGAAGCAGCTGGCGTCGCAGAAGATCCTACAGATGCTGCACCCCCACGTAAAGAACTGGGGGTCACTGCTCCGCATGTACGGCAGAGAGAGCAGTAAGATGGTGAAGAAG GAAAATTCAGACAAGAGTGTGATTGAACTTCAACAGTATGCCAAAAAGAACAGGCCAAATCTTCACATCCTGAACAAACTGCAAGAGGAGATGAAGAAACTGGCTAAGGAGAGG GCGGAAACCAGGAAGAAGCCCAAGATGACCATAATGGAGTCAGCCCAGCCTGGCAGTCAGCCGCTCTGTACTGTTGACGTCTAG